A genomic window from Ruminiclostridium cellulolyticum H10 includes:
- a CDS encoding Crp/Fnr family transcriptional regulator, which yields MPGREIQNITEVLLECELFENFNHIQIAAILQCFSPKLYTYSKGDYIVMSGERYHGMGILVEGNGVVTKENAAGNRIMMNLIKPGSIFGEVIAFSGTEKWPSNVQAQTNCKVMFIENEMILNQCSDACTHHSQLIRNLLKSVSTRAIMLNRRVEYLSMKGINSKIASFLLEHMEKAGSKTFRLPVNRNEMAEFLNISRPSMSREMGVMRDMGIIQFQKEAIKVIDTEKLKNMIKE from the coding sequence ATGCCAGGACGAGAAATTCAAAATATAACGGAAGTTCTTTTAGAGTGTGAATTATTCGAGAACTTTAACCACATACAGATAGCAGCAATACTGCAATGCTTTAGCCCTAAGCTTTATACCTATAGCAAGGGGGATTATATAGTAATGTCAGGTGAAAGGTATCACGGAATGGGGATACTTGTTGAAGGTAATGGAGTAGTAACAAAGGAAAATGCGGCAGGAAACCGTATAATGATGAACCTTATTAAACCGGGAAGCATCTTTGGTGAGGTCATTGCCTTTTCCGGTACTGAAAAATGGCCGTCAAACGTTCAGGCTCAGACAAATTGTAAGGTTATGTTTATCGAAAATGAAATGATTTTAAATCAATGCAGTGATGCTTGTACTCATCATTCACAGCTTATAAGGAATCTTTTAAAAAGCGTTTCCACAAGGGCAATCATGCTTAACAGAAGAGTAGAATACCTTTCAATGAAAGGTATCAACTCAAAAATCGCAAGCTTTTTGCTTGAACATATGGAAAAGGCGGGCAGTAAAACTTTCCGTCTTCCCGTAAATAGAAATGAAATGGCTGAGTTTTTGAATATTTCAAGACCTTCCATGTCCAGAGAGATGGGAGTAATGCGGGATATGGGTATTATCCAATTTCAAAAGGAAGCCATAAAAGTAATAGATACAGAAAAATTAAAAAATATGATTAAAGAATAA
- a CDS encoding SPFH domain-containing protein: protein MQEVKGKTYSGGLTLLMTMLVLILSVVTFIVGVNMEFAVLVILGLVLFTGFIFIIPGFFTIQPNQAMVLVLFGKYVGTVKNEGWHWANPFYSKKKISLRSRNINGDKIKVNDEMGNPIEIAAVIVWRVENTAEAIFDVDNYVDYVNVQSESALRHLAGMYPYDNTEDTHTISLRGSTDEVAEALKNELQQRLGKAGVIVEEARLSHLAYAPEIAAAMLQRQQAAAIIAARQKIVEGAVGMVQMALTKLSENEIVELDEERKAAMVSNLLVVLCGEKNTQPVINTGTLHN from the coding sequence ATGCAAGAGGTGAAAGGAAAAACTTACTCGGGAGGCCTCACTCTTCTAATGACTATGCTTGTTCTTATTTTAAGTGTAGTGACTTTTATAGTAGGTGTAAATATGGAATTTGCTGTATTGGTTATACTTGGACTTGTATTATTCACAGGATTTATATTTATAATTCCGGGATTTTTTACTATTCAGCCAAATCAAGCTATGGTTTTGGTGCTTTTCGGAAAATATGTCGGAACTGTTAAAAATGAAGGCTGGCATTGGGCCAATCCTTTCTATTCCAAGAAAAAGATTTCGTTAAGATCCAGAAATATTAATGGCGATAAAATAAAGGTAAACGATGAAATGGGTAATCCCATTGAAATAGCAGCTGTAATAGTATGGAGAGTTGAAAATACCGCAGAGGCTATATTTGACGTAGATAATTATGTTGACTACGTAAATGTTCAGAGCGAGTCTGCTTTGAGACATTTGGCAGGAATGTATCCGTATGACAATACAGAAGATACACACACAATTTCTCTGAGAGGAAGCACAGATGAGGTTGCTGAAGCACTTAAAAATGAACTTCAACAGAGGTTGGGAAAAGCAGGTGTAATTGTTGAAGAAGCAAGGCTGTCTCATTTGGCATATGCACCTGAAATAGCTGCGGCAATGCTTCAAAGACAGCAGGCGGCTGCTATAATTGCTGCAAGGCAAAAAATAGTAGAGGGTGCCGTAGGAATGGTTCAGATGGCACTAACCAAGCTCAGTGAAAATGAAATAGTTGAACTTGACGAAGAAAGAAAGGCCGCAATGGTAAGCAACTTGTTAGTAGTTTTATGCGGTGAGAAAAATACACAGCCGGTTATAAACACTGGAACTTTGCATAACTAA
- the nadD gene encoding nicotinate-nucleotide adenylyltransferase has translation MKIGICGGTFDPIHLGHLAVAEMVRSEMGLDKILFIPSGKPPHKDLDSVTDPIHRLKMVQCAVSTNPNFEAVSIEIERRGYTYTVDTLKQLYGLYPGRTEFYYIIGADVVMDLLKWKRAEEVFTLTKFIALMRPGFRNEEFESNINHLKSRYDADITSFQAPLIEISSTFIRDRIKNGKSVKYFITESVEKYIKENKLYI, from the coding sequence ATGAAAATAGGTATATGCGGAGGAACCTTTGACCCTATACACCTTGGGCATCTGGCAGTAGCCGAGATGGTCAGAAGCGAAATGGGACTTGATAAGATATTATTTATACCGTCAGGAAAGCCTCCGCACAAAGACCTTGATTCAGTAACTGACCCTATTCATAGATTGAAAATGGTACAATGTGCAGTCAGTACCAATCCAAACTTTGAGGCTGTTTCAATTGAAATTGAACGCAGGGGATATACTTATACGGTAGATACGCTTAAACAGCTGTACGGACTTTATCCGGGAAGAACAGAATTTTACTATATAATAGGTGCTGATGTAGTAATGGATCTTCTTAAATGGAAAAGGGCAGAGGAAGTTTTTACATTAACAAAGTTTATAGCATTAATGCGACCCGGATTCAGAAATGAAGAATTCGAGTCAAATATAAATCATTTAAAGAGTAGGTATGATGCAGATATTACAAGTTTTCAAGCACCACTGATAGAAATTTCGTCAACATTTATTAGGGACAGAATAAAAAATGGAAAATCTGTAAAATATTTTATAACTGAGTCTGTTGAAAAGTATATAAAGGAAAATAAACTGTATATTTAA
- the yqeK gene encoding bis(5'-nucleosyl)-tetraphosphatase (symmetrical) YqeK, giving the protein MNLIEMDILLKKTLKPGRYIHSVNTMKVAVKLAEHYGEDVEKAKVAGLLHDCAKNLNDGQTKRYCLENDIALSPLEENQVFLMHGAVGAVLARQKYGVEDPMVLNAIKYHTTGFAGMNTLDKIIFLADYIEPGRTHCDVQEARSLAFVSLDKALVSAFNCVIKYVISQNGLIHPFTIEARNSILLMTEKP; this is encoded by the coding sequence ATGAATTTAATTGAAATGGATATACTGCTAAAAAAGACCCTTAAACCGGGCAGGTACATTCATTCTGTTAATACTATGAAGGTTGCTGTAAAATTGGCTGAACACTATGGTGAGGATGTAGAGAAAGCTAAAGTGGCAGGACTTTTGCATGATTGTGCAAAGAACCTTAACGATGGGCAAACAAAGAGGTATTGTCTTGAAAATGATATAGCACTCAGTCCTTTAGAGGAAAATCAGGTATTCCTAATGCATGGAGCAGTAGGAGCTGTATTGGCGAGACAAAAGTATGGCGTGGAGGACCCAATGGTGCTAAATGCTATTAAGTACCATACTACCGGTTTTGCTGGAATGAATACATTGGATAAAATAATATTTTTGGCTGATTATATTGAGCCGGGGAGAACTCACTGTGACGTTCAGGAAGCCAGGAGTCTGGCTTTTGTAAGTTTGGACAAAGCTTTGGTTAGTGCTTTCAATTGTGTAATAAAATACGTTATTAGCCAGAATGGCTTAATTCATCCATTTACTATTGAAGCTAGAAACAGTATATTATTAATGACAGAAAAACCGTGA
- a CDS encoding LytR C-terminal domain-containing protein encodes MGKLIKFLFYAVGTFLLLFSSIIVGANFYKDSGVFDKKVVEVKKQPVKPAPTSKAPGKIIVDTKEPAKDTSETTKKSGKITVQVINCTGINGLAGEVKAMLEAQGFEASAETGNIQSTSQLILRKKGVKVSTISSMLKISQIIENIQAEPKYDITVMLGNDYNP; translated from the coding sequence ATGGGAAAATTAATAAAGTTTTTATTTTATGCAGTAGGAACATTCTTATTACTGTTTTCATCAATTATAGTAGGTGCAAATTTTTATAAAGATTCAGGTGTTTTCGACAAAAAAGTTGTAGAAGTAAAAAAGCAGCCTGTAAAACCTGCACCTACATCAAAGGCACCCGGTAAAATAATAGTTGATACCAAAGAACCCGCAAAAGACACGTCAGAGACCACTAAAAAGAGCGGAAAGATAACAGTTCAGGTAATTAACTGTACCGGCATAAACGGGCTTGCGGGAGAGGTCAAAGCAATGCTTGAGGCACAGGGTTTTGAGGCAAGTGCTGAAACAGGAAATATTCAGAGTACTTCCCAATTAATTTTACGTAAAAAAGGCGTAAAAGTGAGTACGATTAGCAGTATGTTGAAGATATCCCAGATTATAGAGAATATCCAAGCTGAACCGAAATATGATATTACAGTAATGCTTGGAAATGATTATAATCCTTAA
- the rsfS gene encoding ribosome silencing factor, with protein sequence MDSKTLVDEIVAAMEDKKAKDISIIDIQNITIIADYFVICSGTSSTHIKAIVDEIDFKLTEVGLEAHHKEGYDSARWILLDYGDVVVHVFHQEERAFYNLERLWSDGEMTSIRY encoded by the coding sequence TTGGATTCAAAAACATTGGTTGACGAAATAGTTGCGGCTATGGAAGATAAGAAGGCAAAGGATATCAGCATAATAGACATTCAGAACATTACTATTATTGCCGATTATTTTGTTATTTGCAGCGGTACGTCTTCAACCCATATAAAGGCAATAGTTGATGAAATTGATTTCAAATTGACTGAAGTTGGGCTGGAGGCACACCACAAAGAGGGGTACGATTCTGCAAGATGGATTCTACTGGATTATGGTGATGTTGTAGTGCATGTATTCCATCAGGAGGAAAGAGCTTTTTATAATCTTGAAAGGCTATGGTCTGACGGAGAAATGACTAGCATTAGATATTGA
- a CDS encoding ABC-F family ATP-binding cassette domain-containing protein → MISANGVSLRYGGRALFENVNIKFTQGNCYGLIGANGSGKSTFLKILSGEIEPNKGDISITPGERMAVLKQDHYAYDEYEVLKTVIMGHKRLVEIMDEKEILYAKSDFTEAEGIRLSELEGEFAELNGWEAESDAAMLLNGLNITEEYHHKLMKDLDGNQKVRVLLAQALFGNPDILLLDEPTNHLDVASITWLENFLANFENIVIVVSHDRHFLNQVCTHIADIDFGKIQLYVGNYDFWYQSSQLALQQAKDANKKTEARIKELQEFIQRFSANASKSKQATSRKKLLDKLTLEDIRPSSRKYPFVDFKPEREAGNDLLMVNGLSKEIEGEKLLNDFNLIVNKGDKIAFVGTYGNAKTTLFKVLMGEMEPDSGEFKWGVTTSQAYFPTDNSKFFDGVDLNLVDWLRQFSNDQTETFLRGWLGRMLFSGEEALKKASVLSGGEKVRCMLSKMMLSGANVLVLDEPTNHLDLESITSLNNGLINYKGTILFTSHDHEFVQTIANRIIEITPKGIIDRQMTYDEYLENEDIAALRKEMWS, encoded by the coding sequence ATGATTAGTGCAAACGGAGTCTCACTAAGGTATGGGGGACGGGCTTTATTTGAAAATGTAAACATTAAATTTACGCAGGGAAACTGCTATGGATTGATAGGTGCAAACGGTTCAGGGAAATCAACATTTTTAAAGATACTTTCCGGCGAAATCGAACCTAACAAGGGTGATATTTCCATTACTCCAGGAGAGAGAATGGCTGTTTTAAAACAAGATCACTATGCTTATGATGAATATGAAGTACTTAAAACCGTTATTATGGGTCATAAGCGTTTAGTCGAAATAATGGATGAAAAAGAAATTCTATATGCAAAGTCTGATTTTACAGAGGCAGAAGGAATAAGGCTTTCCGAATTAGAAGGAGAATTTGCTGAGTTGAATGGATGGGAAGCAGAATCTGATGCTGCCATGTTATTAAATGGTTTAAATATAACTGAAGAGTACCATCACAAGCTTATGAAGGATCTTGACGGTAATCAGAAGGTAAGAGTTCTTTTAGCTCAGGCACTTTTCGGAAACCCTGACATTTTATTACTGGACGAGCCTACAAACCATCTTGATGTAGCCTCTATTACATGGCTTGAAAATTTTCTGGCCAATTTTGAAAATATAGTTATTGTAGTATCCCATGACAGACACTTTTTGAATCAGGTTTGTACACACATTGCTGATATTGACTTTGGTAAGATACAGCTTTACGTAGGAAACTATGATTTCTGGTATCAGTCAAGCCAGCTGGCACTTCAACAGGCAAAGGATGCAAACAAAAAGACAGAGGCAAGAATAAAGGAATTGCAGGAATTTATTCAACGGTTTAGTGCAAATGCTTCAAAATCAAAACAAGCTACTTCACGTAAGAAATTGTTGGACAAACTTACGCTTGAGGATATAAGACCTTCATCAAGAAAGTATCCGTTTGTTGATTTCAAGCCAGAAAGAGAAGCAGGGAACGATCTGCTCATGGTTAACGGACTTTCAAAGGAGATCGAAGGTGAAAAGCTTCTAAACGACTTTAACCTTATAGTAAACAAGGGCGATAAGATTGCGTTTGTAGGAACATATGGAAATGCAAAAACTACATTATTTAAAGTATTAATGGGTGAGATGGAACCTGACAGTGGTGAATTCAAATGGGGCGTAACTACGTCACAGGCTTATTTTCCAACGGACAACTCTAAATTCTTTGACGGTGTTGACTTAAATCTTGTGGACTGGTTGAGACAGTTCTCAAATGATCAGACTGAGACCTTCCTGAGAGGATGGCTTGGCAGGATGCTATTTTCAGGTGAAGAGGCTTTGAAAAAGGCTTCGGTACTTTCCGGAGGGGAGAAAGTTCGTTGTATGTTGTCAAAGATGATGCTTTCAGGAGCAAACGTACTGGTTCTTGATGAACCTACAAACCATCTAGATTTGGAATCCATCACTTCATTGAACAACGGTCTGATAAACTATAAGGGAACAATTCTTTTCACTTCCCATGACCATGAGTTTGTTCAGACAATAGCTAACAGAATAATAGAGATAACTCCGAAAGGAATTATCGACAGACAAATGACATACGATGAATATCTTGAAAATGAAGATATAGCAGCATTAAGAAAAGAAATGTGGTCCTAG
- a CDS encoding AMP-dependent synthetase/ligase codes for MRTEPIYQTRKITDLKDLMVQSAKLFGDRNAFYIRGKDGKYYGKTYTELKNDIDAFGTALINLGLEGKKIAILSQNRAEWCTSYLTITGGVGVVVPLDKELPFNEVENLISRAGVSAIIFSSKYRSNMIKLSKTSEVEYYIDIDQEEETLDGFLSYSCLIERGRELVKQGDRRYLDVEIDADAMCALIFTSGTTDLAKGVMLSSKNIVSNVRAVVSMLYIDETDSVLSILPLHHTYECTAGFLVMMYSGCCMSFNEGLKYIVQNLQETKPSILMLVPLILENMHKKIVKQASKTRLGKLKFNTAIELSNLLYNFLKIDIRKKLFKQVLNTFGGRVRLVISGAAAVNPDVSNDLCAMGIRIVQGYGLTEFSPIVAVNNDHGFRHDSAGKPLAGVDVQLENVGEDGIGEFVISGDSVMLGYYENPSATRNVLKNGRLYTGDLGYIDDDGYIYITGRKKNVIVTKNGKNIFPEEVEAYLAKSMFVMESLVWGRFNEDTGETEVNAQILPDIDEIKAKLCLNNVSNDEIRKILHAEIKEINKQMPLYKRIKDFTIREEEFAKTTTKKIKRYVENVG; via the coding sequence ATGAGAACCGAACCGATTTACCAGACTAGGAAAATCACTGATCTCAAAGATCTAATGGTTCAAAGTGCAAAATTATTCGGAGATAGAAACGCATTTTATATTAGGGGCAAAGATGGTAAGTATTACGGAAAAACATATACTGAATTAAAAAACGATATTGACGCTTTTGGTACGGCATTGATAAATTTAGGCTTAGAGGGCAAAAAAATTGCCATTTTGTCGCAAAACAGAGCTGAATGGTGTACTTCATACCTGACAATAACAGGTGGTGTAGGTGTTGTAGTCCCTTTGGACAAGGAGCTTCCTTTTAATGAGGTAGAGAATCTTATTTCACGCGCGGGTGTCAGTGCAATTATTTTTTCATCCAAATACCGTAGTAATATGATTAAATTATCCAAAACTTCCGAAGTTGAATATTATATAGATATCGATCAAGAAGAAGAAACATTGGACGGTTTTCTCTCCTATTCATGTTTGATTGAAAGAGGCAGAGAATTGGTAAAGCAAGGAGACAGAAGATATTTGGATGTGGAGATAGATGCAGACGCAATGTGTGCTCTTATTTTTACGTCTGGTACAACTGATTTAGCTAAAGGAGTTATGCTTTCAAGTAAGAACATTGTTTCAAACGTAAGGGCTGTTGTCTCCATGTTGTACATAGATGAAACAGACAGTGTACTTTCAATTTTACCGCTTCATCACACCTATGAATGTACCGCAGGATTTTTGGTAATGATGTACAGCGGTTGTTGTATGTCATTTAACGAGGGACTCAAGTACATAGTGCAGAACCTTCAGGAAACAAAACCCTCGATCCTTATGCTGGTTCCTCTGATACTGGAAAACATGCACAAAAAGATAGTAAAGCAAGCTTCAAAAACCCGATTAGGTAAACTTAAGTTTAATACTGCAATAGAATTAAGCAATTTATTGTATAATTTCCTAAAAATAGATATTCGTAAAAAATTATTTAAGCAGGTTTTGAACACCTTTGGAGGTAGGGTCAGACTCGTCATATCCGGTGCTGCTGCCGTAAATCCTGATGTGTCAAATGATCTTTGTGCTATGGGTATAAGAATTGTTCAGGGATATGGTCTTACAGAGTTCTCACCCATAGTCGCAGTAAACAACGACCATGGTTTCAGACACGATTCTGCCGGAAAGCCTCTTGCAGGAGTGGATGTACAACTTGAAAATGTCGGTGAGGACGGTATTGGAGAATTTGTTATATCGGGTGACAGCGTAATGCTCGGTTACTACGAAAACCCCTCTGCAACCCGAAATGTGTTAAAAAATGGTCGTTTATATACTGGTGACTTAGGATATATTGACGATGACGGATATATATATATAACAGGCAGAAAGAAAAATGTTATTGTAACAAAGAACGGTAAAAATATTTTTCCAGAGGAAGTTGAAGCATATCTGGCAAAGAGTATGTTTGTCATGGAAAGCCTTGTTTGGGGAAGATTTAACGAAGACACCGGAGAAACCGAAGTTAATGCACAGATTTTACCCGATATCGACGAAATTAAGGCAAAACTTTGTCTCAATAATGTTTCCAATGATGAAATACGCAAAATTCTACATGCTGAAATAAAAGAAATAAATAAACAAATGCCGCTTTATAAACGTATAAAGGATTTTACAATACGTGAAGAAGAGTTCGCAAAAACAACAACCAAGAAAATCAAAAGATATGTTGAAAACGTAGGCTAG
- a CDS encoding D-alanyl-D-alanine carboxypeptidase family protein yields MKKVLATLIISLTILLQVSPAFSANLDIDAASYILMDAKTGSVLYEHKPDLKWRPASTTKIATALVALKEGNMDQVMTASNEAVTDIGVGGMNIGIMPGEQMSLNDLLHALLIVSANETANIISENLYNDKSKFLEEMNKVSAEVGAKNTTFTNPSGIDEYEKDANHFSSARDLALIAKECLKYPVFREIVEQKQLNMLPPTNKHKTWNVLNTTNKLLGQSFKYGPETGDDRNQFTITGLKTGSTLRAGANFISSAVNKDGLELISVVLGVNNKPNRSVFDFTKTLLTAGYENYSRQMIIDRSTKIQEITVKDAANGDKVALITNGEIEALLPKDKNEWRLNKKINITQDIKAPVKKGTVLGNIEYTRDGILLGKVDIVSSRTVEQTLTSKTKGYLYDIMNNNIFKFAVIGIIVIVCFLITRMILRKISRKRKYKLRNFN; encoded by the coding sequence ATGAAGAAAGTACTGGCAACATTAATTATATCACTAACAATACTATTGCAAGTTTCCCCTGCATTTTCTGCAAATCTAGACATCGATGCTGCTTCATATATATTAATGGATGCAAAAACAGGGAGTGTTTTGTATGAGCATAAGCCCGATCTGAAATGGCGTCCGGCCAGCACTACCAAAATAGCAACGGCATTAGTAGCTCTTAAGGAAGGAAATATGGATCAGGTAATGACTGCCAGTAACGAGGCAGTTACCGACATAGGTGTTGGAGGTATGAATATAGGTATTATGCCCGGGGAACAGATGTCTTTAAATGACCTGCTTCATGCTCTTTTGATAGTTTCAGCAAACGAAACTGCCAATATTATATCAGAAAATCTCTATAATGATAAATCTAAGTTCTTAGAAGAAATGAACAAGGTTTCAGCAGAAGTGGGAGCAAAAAATACGACTTTCACTAATCCCTCAGGAATTGATGAATATGAAAAAGATGCTAACCACTTTTCCTCTGCCAGGGATTTGGCTCTTATAGCAAAAGAGTGTTTAAAATACCCTGTATTTCGTGAAATTGTAGAACAGAAGCAGCTTAATATGCTGCCTCCGACAAATAAGCATAAGACTTGGAATGTACTTAATACTACAAATAAACTACTTGGACAATCCTTTAAATACGGGCCTGAAACAGGTGATGACAGAAATCAGTTTACCATAACCGGGTTAAAAACAGGTTCTACTTTGCGTGCAGGTGCCAATTTTATTTCCAGTGCCGTGAATAAAGATGGCCTTGAACTAATTTCTGTTGTACTTGGTGTAAATAATAAACCAAACAGAAGTGTATTCGATTTTACAAAAACACTTCTAACGGCAGGTTACGAAAACTATTCCAGACAAATGATTATTGACCGTTCCACTAAAATACAGGAAATCACCGTTAAGGACGCTGCCAACGGGGACAAGGTTGCTCTTATAACTAACGGGGAAATAGAGGCACTTTTGCCTAAGGATAAAAACGAATGGCGCCTAAATAAGAAAATCAATATCACACAGGATATAAAAGCACCTGTTAAAAAGGGAACAGTTCTTGGAAACATTGAATATACAAGAGATGGCATATTACTGGGTAAAGTCGATATTGTTTCATCCAGGACCGTTGAACAAACATTAACATCCAAAACCAAGGGTTATTTATACGATATAATGAATAATAACATTTTTAAATTTGCCGTAATCGGAATAATAGTAATAGTTTGCTTTTTGATTACGAGAATGATACTCAGAAAAATATCAAGAAAAAGAAAATACAAATTAAGAAACTTCAATTAG
- a CDS encoding helix-hairpin-helix domain-containing protein, with the protein MEISVFGKKIFINKIPAICIIVGLLFGAGMLGFFLKQVYHPLEATIIEENTAISPKETEPAGEQVGEQTEEEKVPDIQIYVTGCVKNPGVVTIKKGQIIEDAIKNAGGATKEADLENINLAYPLTENTMLRIKAKGTAKVSNTGKTDKSAQTGKVTGEKPLKSGVDIINDSSGTDMGEKENKTADSSKTKLVNINKASQAELEELPNVGPSTAKAIIEYREQKGGFTKLTDIMKITGIKQKTFDKIKSYICID; encoded by the coding sequence ATGGAGATATCTGTCTTTGGCAAAAAAATATTTATTAATAAAATTCCGGCAATTTGTATAATTGTTGGTCTGTTATTTGGTGCTGGAATGCTGGGATTCTTTTTAAAACAGGTTTATCATCCCCTTGAAGCAACGATAATTGAAGAGAATACCGCAATTTCTCCAAAGGAAACTGAGCCAGCAGGTGAACAAGTTGGCGAACAGACTGAGGAGGAGAAAGTCCCTGATATCCAGATATATGTTACAGGTTGTGTAAAAAACCCGGGAGTAGTAACAATAAAGAAGGGACAGATTATTGAAGATGCCATAAAAAACGCAGGTGGTGCCACCAAGGAAGCTGATCTCGAAAATATAAACCTGGCATATCCTTTAACAGAAAACACAATGTTAAGAATTAAAGCCAAGGGAACGGCAAAGGTGTCAAATACCGGCAAAACGGATAAATCTGCCCAAACAGGCAAAGTAACTGGTGAAAAGCCTTTGAAAAGCGGTGTTGACATTATAAATGACAGTTCGGGAACCGACATGGGAGAAAAAGAGAACAAGACAGCGGACAGCTCAAAAACTAAACTTGTGAATATCAACAAAGCGTCACAAGCAGAGCTTGAAGAGCTTCCAAATGTAGGTCCGTCAACTGCAAAAGCCATTATAGAATACAGGGAACAGAAGGGCGGTTTTACTAAGCTCACAGACATTATGAAAATAACAGGAATCAAGCAAAAGACATTTGATAAAATAAAAAGTTACATATGCATTGATTGA